One genomic segment of Helianthus annuus cultivar XRQ/B chromosome 14, HanXRQr2.0-SUNRISE, whole genome shotgun sequence includes these proteins:
- the LOC110906874 gene encoding uncharacterized protein LOC110906874, whose product MSKYQVKKVDTLDLIFIPVLLSDHFWCLCFHLKNGEIELIDNSRFDEPFSKRYRGRPEKLRRVLVLYLKGKIRQQEWITNLETASIIRKEMDWRTLQNGCDCGVFTMRHMETYKGKSPWNPGFENEDKKKRQDSQLRFLWYRYLSKIVLSDYNLIRKEVFEKAKEFTKKVSTVDILNDLDNKIKDRLDQFFSLKKGGKMLSR is encoded by the exons ATGAGTAAGTATCAGGTGAAGAAAGTTGACACATTGGATCTAATCTTCATTCCAGTACTACTATCTGATCATTTCTGGTGCCTATGCTTTCACTTGAAAAATGGCGAAATCGAGTTAATTGATAACTCTAGGTTTGACGAACCGTTTAGCAAACGCTACCGTGGGCGCCCCGAAAAGCTG CGAAGAGTTCTAGTACTATACCTAAAAGGCAAGATTCGACAACAAGAGTGGATAACAAACTTGGAAACAGCAAGCATAATTCGAAAGGAAATGGATTGGAGAACTCTTCAAAACGGTTGCGATTGTGGTGTCTTCACTATGAGACATATGGAGACATACAAAGGAAAGTCTCCATGGAATCCGGGGTTTGAGAACGAAGATAAAAAGAAGAGACAAGATTCTCAACTTCGATTCTTGTGGTACCGATATCTTAGTAAGATTGTATTGTCCGACTACAATCTTATAAGGAAAGAAGTATTCGAAAAAGCTAAGGAATTTACGAAGAAAGTGAGCACCGTGGATATTTTGAACGATCTAGATAACAAAATTAAGGACCGCTTGGATCAGTTCTTCAGCCTTAAAAAAGGGGGAAAAATGCTAAGTCGTTAA